Below is a window of Chloroflexia bacterium SDU3-3 DNA.
AATCTTCGGCCATGCGCGTTTCTCCTACAGCACCAGGCCTAGCGCCAACAGCAGGCCGAACAGCAGCTCAAGCTGGCCGGTACCCTTCAGGGCGCGGTTGAGCGTGGGGCCGGACTCGCTGAGCATGGTGCGCACCAGGCGCACGGCCAGCGGTGCGGTGAGCAGCGGCAGCAGCACCCAGGGCGTCGCGCTGCCCGCCAGCCAGATCACCGGCAGCAGCAGGTAGGGCGCGACCACCAGCGCGGCGTACTCGGCGCGGGCGAAGCCGGGGCCGAAGATCACCGCCAGGGTGCGCTTGCCCGCCACGCGGTCGGTGGCCACGTCGCGCAGGTTGTTCACCACCAGGATGGCCGTGACCAGCGCGGCGATCGGCAGCGAGGCCAGGATGGCCAGCGGCGGCACCGCGCCCGCCTGCACGTAGGCCGTGCCGCACACCGCTACCAGCCCGAAGAACACGAAGCTGAACACATCGCCCAGGCCGTTGTAGCCCAGCGGCCACGGCCCGCCGGTGTACAGCACGCCCGCCGCGATCGAGAGCACGCCCACCACCAGGATGGGCCAGCCGCCCACCGCCACCAGGTAGAGGCCCACCAGCGCGGCCAGGGCGAAGGTGGCGATCATGCCGTTGCGCACCGTCTCGGGCCTCAGCAGCCCGCTCTGGGTGGCGCGCGTCGGCCCGATGCGCTCGGCGGTGTCCGCGCCCTTCTTGAAGTCGAAGTAGTCGTTGGCGTAGTTGGTGCCGATCTGGATGAGCAGCGCGCCCAGCAGCGCGGCCAGGGCGGGCAGCGGTCGGAAGCTGCCGACGGCGGCTGCGGCGGCGGTGCCCACCAGCACCGGCGCGGCTGCGGCGGGCAGGGTGGCGGGTCGGGCGGCCATCAGCCAGACCCTGGCGGGGCTGGGGGCCGGGGGTTGTGTCGTGGTCATGGGTTATTTGTCCGTTGTGTTGCTCGCATCAAGCAGGGCATCCTCGGCGGCCTTCAGCACCTCGTCATCATCCGAGAGCAGCGTGTCGCGGTTCTGCGGCACCACGATTGTGGGCTTCACGCCAGCGCCCTCAAGGAACAGCGTGCCGTCGGCGTTCACGAAGCGCCCGGTCGGGATCTGCAGGTAGATGTCGTCGGGCAGCTTGAAGCTGCCCTCGGAGACCTCGGCCTCGACCCCGGCGGTGGGGCCGTAGCCCACCACCTGCGCGCCCGGCAGCTTGCTGAATCCATAGGCCTCCAGCTCGCAGGCGCTGAAGCAGGCTGGCCCCACCAGCAGCGCGATGTGGTCGAAGTGGTACTGCTGCTCGCTGGGCTGCACCTCTTCGATGTACAGGTCGCCCTCGCCATCCTCGAAGTGGCCGGTGATCGGGTTGAAGTAGACCAGCCCGGCCAGCGGGATGCTTTCTTTGCTGAGATAGCCCGCCAGATCGAGGTTGGTGCCGCCGCTGTTCTGGCGCATGTCGATCACGATCCCGGGCACCTCATTATACTCAAATGACTTGAGCGCCCGCTCGAACAGCTCGTCGATCAGGTCGATGTCGTCATCATTGGAGTTGACGCGCACATAGCCCAGGCCCGACTCCAAGATCCAGTACTCCACCGGCGGCGCGGTCGGGTCGCTGCCGCGGTAGATCGAGGTGTAGCTCAGGCTGCTGTACTCATCCACCGCCGTGAGCAGGGTGGTCTTCGCCGCGCTCTCGTCGGGGTTGGTGTAGGTCAGCTGGGCGGTCGCGCCCACAGGCCCGCGCAGCAGGTAGCGCACTTGGTCGTAGCGCAGGGCATCCTGGGTGGAAAAGGGGCCGGTGGGCGGGCTGATGGTCTTCAGCCTGTCCTCTACCGGCTTGGCGTCGTAGCGATCAAGCGTCGCGCCGCGCTTGATCCCGGCCTTGTCGGCGGGGCCGTCCTCCTTCACGTAGACCACCACAAACGCCCCGTCGTCGGTCTCGCGGATGGCCAGCCCGTAGCCGCCGCCGTAGTTTTTGTCGTTCAGGTCGTCCTCTAGGCTACCGCCGCTCACGGCGGTGTGGCCGTCGGGGATGCCGTTGGCGAAGGCGCGGATGGCTGCGAAGAACAGGGCGGGGTCTTTTTTCTGCTGGGCCTCGATCACCATGGGCGCGATCGAGCGGAACAGCGCATCCCAGTCCGGCTC
It encodes the following:
- a CDS encoding 1,4-dihydroxy-2-naphthoate polyprenyltransferase translates to MTTTQPPAPSPARVWLMAARPATLPAAAAPVLVGTAAAAAVGSFRPLPALAALLGALLIQIGTNYANDYFDFKKGADTAERIGPTRATQSGLLRPETVRNGMIATFALAALVGLYLVAVGGWPILVVGVLSIAAGVLYTGGPWPLGYNGLGDVFSFVFFGLVAVCGTAYVQAGAVPPLAILASLPIAALVTAILVVNNLRDVATDRVAGKRTLAVIFGPGFARAEYAALVVAPYLLLPVIWLAGSATPWVLLPLLTAPLAVRLVRTMLSESGPTLNRALKGTGQLELLFGLLLALGLVL
- a CDS encoding peptidase S41, which gives rise to MMSHHRPLLVALTMLALSGCTAAETPPSAETITAQQPFTLHGSFHYTNGIFLTYYQRHAVALVDLHGLASHNPAWRVPPESLQFGRLEIDREQREATYQIDLPLRPDGESNDLDGDGKGGVKLYTVAYWSDPFHDDDTIHGWPTYITSLQLTSGQGDVVKGGKLVAWAPDASQQIPSDFGGDGLLFTKDDPLQPLPAGYSVIDLSTRPFGISRDTEGLVDLYEGQNQGTQDLSALSYRKAFERLFVEARQRYAFNEVAGKEPDWDALFRSIAPMVIEAQQKKDPALFFAAIRAFANGIPDGHTAVSGGSLEDDLNDKNYGGGYGLAIRETDDGAFVVVYVKEDGPADKAGIKRGATLDRYDAKPVEDRLKTISPPTGPFSTQDALRYDQVRYLLRGPVGATAQLTYTNPDESAAKTTLLTAVDEYSSLSYTSIYRGSDPTAPPVEYWILESGLGYVRVNSNDDDIDLIDELFERALKSFEYNEVPGIVIDMRQNSGGTNLDLAGYLSKESIPLAGLVYFNPITGHFEDGEGDLYIEEVQPSEQQYHFDHIALLVGPACFSACELEAYGFSKLPGAQVVGYGPTAGVEAEVSEGSFKLPDDIYLQIPTGRFVNADGTLFLEGAGVKPTIVVPQNRDTLLSDDDEVLKAAEDALLDASNTTDK